The following are encoded in a window of Solidesulfovibrio magneticus RS-1 genomic DNA:
- the ftsZ gene encoding cell division protein FtsZ, which translates to MEYLELDQGSNARIKVVGCGGGGGNAVENMITSSMSGVTFITANTDIQALQRSQAEYRIQLGDKLTKGLGAGANPDVGRDAALESIDAIRAAIGDCDMVFVTAGMGGGTGTGAAPVVAQVAKEAGALTVAVVTKPFYFEGKKRLLSAEKGVQALRDVVDSIITIPNDRLLSLASKKATFIEMLKKADEVLYYAVKGISDLIMVPGLINLDFADVKAVMSEMGLAMMGFGTARGESRAREAALKAITSPLLEDVTIDGAKGVLMNITCGPDLTIEEVDEAASTITEAVHEDAKVFFGTVFDPDATDEMRITVIATGIESASQRGMPVQQKTVVEQKPMEVITSLARQKAMAPAAAPAAAHHHHGGSSGGVQSPRSMRVLNSQGNDYNIPAYLRKGTKKGGPEAALSQPPIKTQPVGEEEFIFDEEEFEIPSFIRMQAD; encoded by the coding sequence ATGGAATACTTGGAACTCGATCAAGGCTCGAACGCCCGCATCAAGGTAGTCGGATGCGGCGGCGGCGGCGGCAACGCCGTGGAAAACATGATCACCTCGTCCATGTCCGGGGTGACGTTTATCACCGCCAACACCGATATTCAGGCCTTGCAGCGCTCCCAGGCCGAATACCGCATCCAGCTTGGCGACAAGCTCACCAAGGGCCTCGGGGCCGGGGCCAATCCCGACGTCGGCCGTGACGCCGCCCTGGAGAGCATCGACGCCATCCGCGCCGCCATCGGCGACTGCGACATGGTTTTCGTCACCGCCGGCATGGGCGGCGGCACCGGTACCGGCGCCGCTCCCGTGGTCGCCCAGGTGGCCAAGGAAGCCGGCGCGCTCACCGTGGCCGTGGTCACCAAACCCTTTTATTTCGAAGGCAAAAAACGCCTGCTCTCGGCCGAGAAGGGCGTGCAGGCCCTGCGGGACGTGGTGGACTCCATCATCACCATCCCCAACGACCGCCTGCTGTCTCTGGCCTCCAAAAAGGCCACCTTCATCGAGATGCTCAAGAAGGCCGACGAGGTCCTCTATTATGCCGTCAAAGGCATTTCCGACCTCATCATGGTGCCGGGCCTGATCAACCTCGACTTTGCCGACGTCAAGGCCGTCATGAGCGAGATGGGACTGGCCATGATGGGCTTTGGCACGGCGCGCGGCGAATCCCGCGCCCGTGAGGCCGCGCTCAAGGCCATCACCAGCCCGCTTCTGGAAGACGTCACCATCGACGGCGCCAAGGGCGTGCTCATGAACATCACCTGCGGCCCGGACCTCACCATCGAGGAAGTGGACGAAGCCGCCTCCACCATCACCGAGGCCGTCCACGAGGACGCCAAGGTGTTCTTCGGCACGGTCTTCGACCCCGACGCCACCGACGAGATGCGCATCACCGTCATCGCCACCGGCATTGAGTCCGCCTCCCAGCGCGGCATGCCGGTGCAGCAAAAGACCGTGGTCGAGCAAAAGCCCATGGAGGTCATCACCTCCCTGGCCCGCCAGAAGGCCATGGCTCCGGCCGCCGCGCCGGCCGCCGCCCATCACCACCACGGCGGCTCCTCCGGCGGCGTGCAAAGCCCGCGCAGCATGCGGGTGCTCAACAGCCAGGGCAACGACTACAATATCCCCGCCTACCTGCGCAAAGGCACCAAGAAAGGCGGCCCCGAAGCGGCCCTGTCCCAGCCGCCCATCAAGACCCAGCCCGTGGGCGAGGAAGAATTCATCTTCGATGAGGAGGAGTTCGAAATTCCCTCCTTCATTCGGATGCAGGCGGACTAG
- a CDS encoding cell division protein FtsQ/DivIB codes for MNVRAGTLSGFGGISAKKKRNGYSGPRITVKSRTVSSRGNKNRNARSGGGAGGVKLPSVSFGGLGKVFTRAVSMAFMGAIVLAVSVALLAGYRWLTTVNYFALQQADIAGCSRLSEEHIRQVAGLTPGVNVLSLSMDRMRAELSREPWVDSVTVKRVLPGTIQIEVREKAPSYLVQYQGTLYYADEVGRIIDKVEPGQFVSLPQIEVEAGMEKHLPILADLRRAVAEHQVPFDFGQIAWLRLSWGRGLEIRLMEPGIVLCLGSQNWRRNLSRMNMVWMDLRRRGELDKVGLITAEGDKVWVEKRGAGDAPQSS; via the coding sequence ATGAACGTCAGGGCGGGAACATTGTCGGGATTCGGGGGAATCTCGGCCAAAAAAAAACGCAACGGGTACAGCGGACCGCGCATCACGGTCAAAAGCCGCACCGTTTCGTCGCGGGGCAACAAGAACCGCAATGCCCGCTCCGGTGGCGGCGCAGGCGGCGTCAAACTACCGTCGGTGAGCTTTGGCGGCCTGGGCAAGGTGTTCACCCGGGCCGTGTCCATGGCCTTCATGGGTGCCATCGTGCTGGCCGTGAGCGTGGCGCTTTTGGCCGGCTACCGCTGGCTGACCACGGTCAACTACTTTGCCCTGCAGCAGGCCGACATCGCGGGCTGTTCCCGGTTGTCCGAGGAGCATATCCGCCAGGTGGCCGGGCTGACCCCCGGGGTCAACGTGCTTTCGCTGTCCATGGACCGGATGCGGGCAGAGCTTTCCCGGGAGCCGTGGGTCGATTCGGTGACGGTCAAGCGGGTGCTGCCCGGGACAATTCAGATCGAAGTGCGGGAAAAAGCCCCTTCCTATCTTGTGCAGTATCAGGGAACCCTCTATTACGCCGACGAGGTCGGGCGCATCATCGACAAGGTCGAGCCCGGGCAGTTCGTGTCCCTGCCCCAGATCGAGGTCGAGGCCGGGATGGAAAAGCATCTGCCCATTCTGGCCGATCTGCGCCGGGCCGTGGCCGAACATCAGGTTCCCTTCGATTTCGGACAGATCGCCTGGTTGCGCTTAAGCTGGGGCCGTGGGCTGGAAATCCGGCTCATGGAACCGGGAATCGTCTTGTGCCTGGGGTCCCAGAACTGGCGGCGCAACCTGTCGCGGATGAACATGGTCTGGATGGACTTGCGCCGGCGCGGCGAGCTTGACAAAGTGGGGCTCATCACCGCCGAGGGCGACAAGGTTTGGGTCGAGAAGCGGGGCGCGGGGGACGCGCCGCAAAGCTCATAG
- the ftsA gene encoding cell division protein FtsA, whose protein sequence is MARSELIVGLDIGTTKICVVVGELSPEGVDVVGIGTSPSTGLRKGVVVNIEQTVQSIKKALEEAELMAGCEIRSVYAGIAGSHIKGFNSHGVIAVKGGEVGPRDIERVIDAAKAVAIPLDREVIHILPQEFIVDDQRGIADPLGMAGVRLEVRVHIVTGAVTSAQNIIRSCHRAGLDVSDIVLESLASSKAVLTGEEREIGVALVDLGGGTTDLAIFANDSIKHTAVLALGGTNLTNDIAFGLRTPMASAEKIKIKYGCALAEMVPKDEVIEVMSVGGREPRRLSRQVLAEICEPRVEEMLALVDQELIRSGMKNQIGAGVVLTGGTALIEGIQELGEQIFNLPTRIGYPDKVGGLKDVVNSPMYATAVGLLMYGAEKEGVEQRFRIRDENVFNRILGRMRKWFVDVK, encoded by the coding sequence ATGGCCAGGTCGGAACTTATCGTCGGTCTCGATATCGGCACCACCAAGATTTGCGTGGTCGTCGGCGAACTTTCGCCCGAGGGCGTGGACGTGGTGGGCATTGGCACCAGCCCATCCACGGGCCTGCGCAAGGGCGTGGTCGTCAATATCGAACAGACCGTGCAATCGATCAAAAAAGCGCTGGAAGAAGCCGAACTCATGGCCGGGTGCGAAATCCGCTCGGTCTATGCCGGCATTGCCGGCAGCCACATCAAGGGCTTCAACAGCCACGGGGTCATCGCCGTCAAGGGCGGCGAGGTCGGCCCCCGGGACATCGAGCGGGTCATTGACGCGGCCAAAGCCGTGGCCATTCCGCTGGACCGGGAGGTCATCCACATCCTGCCCCAGGAATTTATCGTCGATGACCAGCGCGGCATCGCCGACCCCCTCGGCATGGCCGGGGTGCGTCTGGAAGTGCGCGTGCACATCGTCACCGGAGCCGTCACCAGCGCCCAGAACATCATCCGCTCCTGTCACCGGGCCGGGCTCGACGTTTCCGACATTGTTCTGGAATCCTTGGCTTCGTCCAAGGCCGTGCTGACCGGGGAAGAACGCGAAATCGGCGTGGCCCTGGTGGACCTCGGGGGAGGGACCACCGACCTTGCCATCTTCGCCAACGACTCCATCAAGCACACCGCCGTGCTCGCCCTTGGCGGCACCAACCTCACCAACGACATCGCCTTCGGGTTGCGCACCCCCATGGCCTCGGCCGAAAAGATCAAGATCAAGTACGGCTGCGCCCTGGCGGAAATGGTCCCGAAAGATGAAGTCATCGAGGTGATGAGCGTGGGCGGGCGCGAGCCGCGCCGCCTGTCGCGACAGGTGCTGGCCGAAATCTGCGAGCCGCGTGTGGAGGAAATGCTGGCCCTGGTGGATCAGGAACTCATCCGCTCCGGCATGAAAAACCAGATCGGAGCGGGCGTGGTGCTCACCGGCGGTACCGCGCTTATCGAGGGCATCCAGGAACTGGGCGAGCAGATTTTCAACCTGCCCACGCGCATCGGCTATCCCGACAAGGTCGGGGGCTTAAAGGACGTGGTCAACAGCCCCATGTACGCCACCGCCGTGGGGCTGCTCATGTACGGCGCGGAAAAAGAAGGCGTGGAACAGCGCTTCCGCATCCGGGATGAGAACGTGTTCAACCGCATTCTGGGGAGGATGCGGAAATGGTTCGTGGACGTGAAATAA
- a CDS encoding LysE family translocator — MTWPLYLAFVAAASVLLVIPGPTVLMVVGYGLAEGRRKNWPLVAGVVLGDAVALTCSVAGLGAVLAASAEAFTILKYCGALYLIYLGVGLIRSGATATPKLNIVSSRKKFLHALAVTSVNPKPILFFVAFLPQFISHDAPAGPQLLLLGATFCLLSAVNVSLFSYLAGTAGSRIQNPRFMRRLKVTGGGVMVGAGLLTAAARQ, encoded by the coding sequence ATGACCTGGCCGCTATACCTCGCCTTCGTCGCCGCCGCCTCGGTGCTGCTCGTCATCCCCGGCCCCACCGTGCTCATGGTCGTGGGCTACGGCCTGGCCGAAGGCCGCCGCAAGAATTGGCCGCTGGTCGCCGGCGTGGTGCTGGGCGACGCCGTGGCGCTCACCTGCTCCGTGGCCGGACTCGGCGCAGTGCTGGCCGCCTCGGCCGAAGCGTTTACCATCCTCAAATACTGCGGCGCGCTCTATCTCATCTATCTCGGCGTCGGCCTGATCCGCTCCGGGGCCACGGCCACGCCCAAGCTTAACATCGTGAGCAGCCGCAAGAAATTCCTCCACGCCCTGGCCGTCACCTCGGTCAATCCCAAGCCCATCCTCTTTTTCGTCGCCTTTCTGCCCCAGTTCATCAGCCACGACGCCCCGGCCGGGCCGCAACTGCTGCTCCTGGGCGCGACGTTTTGCCTGCTCTCGGCCGTAAACGTCAGCCTTTTCAGCTACCTCGCCGGCACGGCCGGCAGTCGCATCCAGAACCCGCGCTTCATGCGTCGCCTCAAGGTCACCGGCGGCGGCGTCATGGTCGGCGCGGGCCTGCTGACGGCGGCGGCGCGGCAGTAG
- a CDS encoding radical SAM protein, with translation MNDSTKVYFGLDRPAAPEWGGRLPVALAVPGDAAMALSALGWQAAWRLLADDPALAVERVFTRAATPPQAEDSGRALADFPVIAFSLCYEEEYLDAAKALVAAEISLRREERPDFPIVMAGGPLAFLNPAPFLPALDLLFVGEAEAGLAEVCAALARVALAGGDKAACLDAVAHLPGVYLPGRTAGPVARATALAGDAPTLLAAPAHSCFVSGHAEFRDMFLVEINRGCPYGCRFCAAGYVYRPPRQSRLADLQSLIETVSPRKIGLVGTALTDWPELIPFLTWLRERGTKFSLSSVRADGLTPELLTILRAAGLRTLTLALEAPSPRLRAAANKQLSEEALLDAVALAGKHGVNHLKFYCIIGWPGETEADYDALRPLLDKVAAAASIGVGKRGVAHATLSVNPLVPKPFTPMQWAPMASEAAIEAGYARVRAAVKGLKGFRVETETPSQARLQGLLARGDETLFPLIVAAVEAGSFRRALKRWDGDPAVFLDRERPEGEVFPWDFIDNGVSRDYLWREWQRYQQAAPTAKCPPAGCGGCKRCGVYDTLGEA, from the coding sequence TTGAACGATTCCACCAAGGTCTATTTCGGCCTGGACAGGCCTGCCGCGCCCGAATGGGGCGGACGGCTGCCCGTGGCCCTGGCTGTTCCCGGTGACGCCGCCATGGCCCTTTCGGCCCTGGGCTGGCAGGCCGCCTGGCGGCTTTTGGCCGACGATCCCGCCCTGGCCGTGGAGCGCGTCTTCACCCGCGCCGCCACCCCGCCCCAGGCCGAGGACTCCGGCCGCGCCCTGGCCGATTTTCCGGTCATCGCCTTTTCCCTGTGCTACGAAGAGGAATACCTCGACGCGGCCAAGGCCCTTGTCGCCGCCGAAATTTCCCTGCGCCGCGAAGAGCGCCCCGACTTCCCCATCGTCATGGCCGGCGGCCCATTGGCCTTTCTCAATCCCGCGCCGTTTTTGCCGGCCCTGGATCTGCTCTTTGTGGGCGAGGCCGAGGCCGGGCTGGCCGAGGTCTGCGCCGCCCTGGCCCGCGTGGCCCTTGCCGGAGGCGACAAGGCCGCCTGCCTCGACGCCGTGGCGCATCTCCCAGGCGTCTACCTGCCCGGCCGCACGGCCGGCCCCGTCGCCCGGGCCACGGCCCTGGCTGGCGACGCGCCCACGCTCCTTGCCGCCCCGGCCCATTCCTGTTTCGTGTCGGGCCATGCCGAATTCCGTGATATGTTCCTGGTCGAGATCAATCGCGGCTGTCCCTACGGCTGCCGCTTCTGCGCCGCCGGCTACGTCTACCGTCCGCCGCGCCAGTCGCGCCTGGCCGACCTCCAGTCGCTTATCGAGACCGTGTCGCCGCGAAAGATCGGCCTGGTCGGCACGGCGCTCACCGACTGGCCCGAACTCATCCCGTTTCTGACCTGGCTTCGGGAGCGGGGCACGAAGTTTTCCCTGTCCTCGGTGCGGGCCGATGGCTTGACCCCCGAGCTGCTCACCATCCTGCGCGCCGCCGGGCTGCGCACCCTGACGCTGGCCCTGGAAGCCCCAAGCCCGCGCCTTCGCGCCGCCGCCAACAAGCAGCTCTCCGAGGAAGCGCTGCTTGATGCCGTGGCCCTGGCCGGCAAGCACGGCGTCAACCACCTCAAATTCTATTGCATCATCGGCTGGCCCGGCGAGACCGAGGCCGACTACGACGCCCTGCGCCCGCTGCTCGACAAAGTGGCCGCCGCCGCCTCCATTGGCGTCGGCAAGCGCGGCGTGGCCCATGCCACCTTGTCGGTGAACCCGCTGGTGCCCAAGCCCTTCACCCCCATGCAGTGGGCCCCCATGGCTTCCGAGGCGGCCATCGAGGCCGGCTATGCCCGGGTGCGAGCCGCCGTCAAAGGACTCAAAGGCTTTCGGGTGGAAACCGAGACCCCGTCCCAGGCCCGGCTCCAGGGGCTTTTGGCCCGGGGCGATGAAACGCTTTTTCCCCTCATCGTCGCCGCCGTCGAAGCCGGCAGCTTCCGCCGGGCGCTCAAGCGCTGGGACGGCGACCCGGCCGTCTTTCTCGACCGGGAGCGCCCGGAAGGCGAAGTCTTTCCCTGGGATTTTATTGATAACGGCGTCTCCCGCGACTACCTCTGGCGCGAATGGCAGCGCTACCAGCAAGCCGCGCCCACGGCCAAATGTCCGCCGGCCGGATGCGGCGGCTGCAAACGTTGCGGTGTTTACGACACCCTGGGAGAAGCGTAA
- the murB gene encoding UDP-N-acetylmuramate dehydrogenase, with product MALRVEPGPLLSARTTLQLGGRALAEVVFDQAEDAHGLGETLKRLGGTPLALGGGSNLLARDGELPLVLVRPILRDEPRVLPDRPQGRVRVRCGAGVKLQRLVAWLATQGLSGLGGLIGVPGSVGGAVAGNAGSYGDEVGAILARVRLWTPERGLFWAGREELDIGYRRFVVPGLAGFFLVLEAEFDCEVREPIEIRQEMIANLKKKRASQPITAATAGCVFKNPPGEAAWRLLAESGFAGRAVGKMAFSSLHANFLVNLGGGTSGEALKLLALAREAVRERFGRQLELEVRVVP from the coding sequence GTGGCGCTTAGGGTCGAACCGGGGCCGCTGTTGTCGGCCCGCACCACGCTGCAGCTCGGCGGGCGCGCCCTGGCCGAGGTGGTCTTTGATCAGGCCGAGGATGCTCACGGCCTCGGCGAAACGCTCAAGCGGCTTGGCGGAACGCCTCTCGCTCTGGGCGGCGGGAGCAATCTCCTGGCCCGGGACGGCGAGCTGCCGTTGGTGCTGGTACGGCCCATACTGCGCGACGAGCCGCGCGTGTTGCCGGATCGGCCCCAGGGCAGGGTCCGGGTGCGCTGCGGGGCCGGGGTCAAGCTCCAGCGGTTGGTGGCCTGGCTGGCCACCCAGGGCTTGTCCGGGCTTGGGGGCCTCATTGGCGTGCCTGGCAGCGTGGGCGGGGCCGTGGCCGGCAATGCCGGCTCCTATGGCGACGAGGTGGGCGCGATTCTGGCCCGGGTCCGGCTGTGGACGCCCGAGCGGGGACTTTTTTGGGCTGGTCGGGAGGAACTCGACATCGGTTACCGCCGTTTTGTCGTGCCGGGGCTGGCCGGGTTTTTTCTGGTCCTGGAAGCGGAATTCGACTGCGAGGTGCGCGAACCCATCGAGATTCGCCAGGAGATGATCGCCAACCTCAAGAAAAAGCGGGCCAGCCAGCCGATCACGGCGGCTACGGCCGGCTGCGTGTTTAAAAATCCGCCCGGGGAAGCGGCCTGGCGGCTGCTGGCGGAATCGGGATTCGCCGGAAGGGCGGTTGGAAAAATGGCGTTTTCTTCGTTGCACGCCAATTTTCTGGTCAACCTGGGCGGCGGGACGAGCGGGGAGGCGCTTAAGCTTCTGGCTTTGGCGCGGGAGGCGGTGCGGGAGCGATTCGGTCGCCAACTCGAACTGGAAGTGAGGGTGGTTCCATGA